In the Malania oleifera isolate guangnan ecotype guangnan chromosome 1, ASM2987363v1, whole genome shotgun sequence genome, one interval contains:
- the LOC131156471 gene encoding uncharacterized protein At4g08330, chloroplastic, translating into MASIYCCKECGSNLNLSSTYLFPPDFYFEAGNKGTLSFSLVDASKFRFQKEDKIRPFFETLSYWGIQRKRTQIKCNSCARLLGYVYDDGPPLTDSPGQLHFGPSQVIPRAPRYRLKTKALRITSET; encoded by the coding sequence ATGGCTTCCATCTACTGCTGCAAGGAATGCGGAAGCAACCTCAATCTCAGCAGCACCTACCTCTTCCCGCCGGACTTCTATTTCGAAGCCGGCAACAAGGGCACTCTCTCCTTCTCCCTCGTCGACGCCTCCAAGTTCAGGTTCCAGAAAGAGGACAAGATCCGCCCCTTCTTCGAGACCCTCAGTTACTGGGGAATCCAACGAAAGAGGACTCAGATCAAGTGCAATAGCTGTGCGCGTCTCCTTGGGTATGTCTACGATGACGGCCCTCCGCTCACCGATAGTCCTGGCCAACTCCACTTCGGCCCCAGTCAGGTAATTCCTAGGGCTCCCAGGTACAGGCTCAAGACCAAAGCACTTCGGATTACTTCTGAAACTtga